In Bacteroidota bacterium, the sequence GTTCGGTCGGGAAGCTTGCACGAGCATCGTTCAGAGGTTCAACACCGACGTTCCAAACGTCTGCTTGTCCGATTTCTTTCAACTCTTTTATTTTAGTATATGCATGTCCGCTATTGAACGAGAGTATCATATTGACACCCATTTGTTCTAATATTGGACCACCATCGCCTTTAGCAAATCTGTAATCGAGCAACAATGTGCCTGAATGAGTTTGGTTAAAATCGAGCGGGTTTATGAAGCTTGTCGGACGTCCAATGTTTTGTTCAACAGCTCCGAATGAAGAGCGTGAATTCGAACCTGTTCCGCGGGCATCGGATAATGTGTAATTAAACTTTGAAGCTAATCGGTTAGTACGACGTAGCTCAAGCGTTAATTCCAACCCCTTTATTGTTCCAAAATCATCGTTCAAGTATGCAGTGAACAATTTACTACCAGCTTCATTAACGTACGAACGAACCTGTAATTGGTCTTTTATGTCTTTGTAAAATCCGCTAACTGTAAATGCAAAATTATCAGATAACGTTTGACGAATACCCATCTCGTATTGAGTTGTTCTTTCGGGTATCATCAGGTATCCAACTGGAGTTAAGAATGCATTTCCACGAGTTATCGGACTGACTGTACGGCTGAGAGTTGTGTTTCCAATGTACAGTTGATTCAAAGATGGCATCTGTGCGTATTTTCCGTACATCGCATAGAATACTGTTACATCGGTAACAGGAAATGAAAAACTAACACGAGGTAACACCAGATTAAACGGTTTCGCCTCCTCTAATTTTTCTTCATCTATTACATCTAAATCAGTATTGAAATCGGGTTGTAGAGGATCTTTGAACGTTTTATTCTTCGTATCGAAGTATTCGTAACGGAGACCCAAATTAAGAATAATGTCCTGATATTCTAATTTATTTTGTAAATAAGCTGATGCAAAAAGTGGCTTTCGTGGTGCATCGAATCCCGAACTTGCCTCATTACCATCAACATCGTAGCCATAATGATTGATAGTTCCTGCTTTAGATAATCGGACGCGTCTTTCATAATCATCAGCGAAGGTTCGGGGTGTTCTTCCGTCCGTACCGTAGAGATACTCCATAGCATTCTGAATATTACCTACTGCATAATTGCGGGCGATCCATGAATCTAATCTGGTACCGAATTTTATTTCCCAATTAGATGTAAGTTGAGAAGTTAGGTCGCCTGCAAAACCGTAAGATGTTTGTTGGTTTTTAAAGTAAGAATTATTGGGTGCATTTTCGTGTGTCATCAAAAATGCATTAATTATGTTATAAGGTAGTGGACCTGCGTAAGGGCGTCGGAATCCAGTGTAACCTAATTCAGCATTTTTAGTACTATCGGTATATGATTTCCAGTCGTCACCAAAATCAGGATCAACACGCCTGAAGTATCGATTCTGGTAAGAGAGTGCTACTTCGTAGTAAGTTTTTGGATTAACAACATGAGTAAATCTGAAATTTGCAAATCCGGTTGTGTTGTGATCGATACGCGACCGCTTGTTGAAATACCGGGTTAAAGCGACGGGCCATCTGTTATCGAATGGCGATTTATCGTATGTGTAACTTCCGGATAGTTTGAACTTCATTGATTGTAACTCATAATTCAGGTTACCCTGCCCTGAGTAATTTTGCAACCAATTGCCCGGGACATAATTCTTCTTGAATTCGATCGGACCAGGGAGCGATCTACCGGGCGCTTCATCGTTAATATCCGTAACAATATTTTTGAAACTGAAAGGTTCGATGAACCTTAGGCTGCGATTTCTAATAAATTGATGTTGACCAGCTACGAAAAATTTTAAATTTTTCACCGCAGGACCGCTAATCGTAGCCACCATATTTGTGTAACCAAACGATGATGAACCAAGATAGTCGGCACCGGGTTTAGCAAGGTTATCGGTTAGGAAATCGACCGAGCCTTTGTAGCTGCTTTGTCCTGTTCGTAGAGTAGTTCGTGCGATACCAGAGTTTGCACCGCCAAATTCTGCAGTATAACCACCGGCTTGCAACTGAAGTTCTTCAATAGCTTCCTGAATTACCGAAAAAGTTTGTGCATTGGTAATAGGATTTGTTGTAGAAGCGCCATCAACAAAATATGCAATTTCGCCTGAACGTCCACCGCGCACATAAAGTAGATTATCTTGATCTACTACTCCAGCTTGCAGACTCAAAATATTTTCAAGTCCACGGATAGGAAGATTTCTGATATCTTCCTGTGTTGTAACTCGGACTGTGTTGGTTGTGTTTCGTTGAATAAGCGGACGTTCGGCAAAAATATCTACTGCATCAACTTGAACAGCTTCGCTTAGAAGTTGAAAATTTTGAGTAGTAGTAAAATTCGAGAGGACACGAACGTTTGAGATTGTAACTGTAGCATAACCGACATAGGATGCCTTTATGCTATATGTTCCGGGTGGAACACTTAAAATAAAAAACTCACCATTGATATCGCTTGCTGCACCCATCATAGTGCCTTCGAGAGACACTGTTGCACCAATCAGGGGCTCACCGTTAGTTTTATCGGTGATGATACCACGTAACTTACCATCTTGTGCAGATGTAACAACTGTTACTAATAGAATAGTGAGAAATAAAGCTAGTAATTTTTTAATCATGATTTTAACCTCCTTATGTTATAAGTTGATTGTTGAGTTAAAAACATAGTAACATGTAATGTGAATTATTTGAACTAAATGTATTACAAAAAACAACTTGAATATTGATAAAACCTGTTATCAACAAACTTCACGGAAAATATAATGAATTAAAATGTATATGTCAAGTGTTTTATTAAACAAAAGCTTTTTTTTATATATAAATCAGGTGCCCATTGGATATTCCATACATTCGACTGACGAAAAATGTTCCAGAGACCACTCAAAATGACTAAATAAAGCTGTTTTTGAGTTGATTTTGAACTTTACCCAATAATTCGCTGCTTCCCTTCCCTATTAATGCTGAATATGGTAGGAGCTCCTGACAAAATTTGCCCATCAGCATTTGATAAGTTTTCATCTGTTTAGCCCGCTCGTTTTGTGTTAATTTATCAATTTTGTTTAAAATTAAAAAATATGGAATATTTAAAGAGTTTAAATATTCATTCATGGTTTTATCGGAATCAAGTGGTTCACGCCTCGCATCTATTATTAGTATCCCTAATTTTATGTTCAAATCAGAACTAAAAAAACTATCCATCATGCTTTTCCATTCTGCAGACTCTTTGCCCGATACTTTTGCATAACCGTAACCGGGTAAATCAACAAAATAAAATTCGTTGTTGATTAAATAATAATTTATTTGCCGT encodes:
- a CDS encoding TonB-dependent receptor is translated as MIKKLLALFLTILLVTVVTSAQDGKLRGIITDKTNGEPLIGATVSLEGTMMGAASDINGEFFILSVPPGTYSIKASYVGYATVTISNVRVLSNFTTTQNFQLLSEAVQVDAVDIFAERPLIQRNTTNTVRVTTQEDIRNLPIRGLENILSLQAGVVDQDNLLYVRGGRSGEIAYFVDGASTTNPITNAQTFSVIQEAIEELQLQAGGYTAEFGGANSGIARTTLRTGQSSYKGSVDFLTDNLAKPGADYLGSSSFGYTNMVATISGPAVKNLKFFVAGQHQFIRNRSLRFIEPFSFKNIVTDINDEAPGRSLPGPIEFKKNYVPGNWLQNYSGQGNLNYELQSMKFKLSGSYTYDKSPFDNRWPVALTRYFNKRSRIDHNTTGFANFRFTHVVNPKTYYEVALSYQNRYFRRVDPDFGDDWKSYTDSTKNAELGYTGFRRPYAGPLPYNIINAFLMTHENAPNNSYFKNQQTSYGFAGDLTSQLTSNWEIKFGTRLDSWIARNYAVGNIQNAMEYLYGTDGRTPRTFADDYERRVRLSKAGTINHYGYDVDGNEASSGFDAPRKPLFASAYLQNKLEYQDIILNLGLRYEYFDTKNKTFKDPLQPDFNTDLDVIDEEKLEEAKPFNLVLPRVSFSFPVTDVTVFYAMYGKYAQMPSLNQLYIGNTTLSRTVSPITRGNAFLTPVGYLMIPERTTQYEMGIRQTLSDNFAFTVSGFYKDIKDQLQVRSYVNEAGSKLFTAYLNDDFGTIKGLELTLELRRTNRLASKFNYTLSDARGTGSNSRSSFGAVEQNIGRPTSFINPLDFNQTHSGTLLLDYRFAKGDGGPILEQMGVNMILSFNSGHAYTKIKELKEIGQADVWNVGVEPLNDARASFPTEPLNSSTTPWVYNIDLNFSKKFNLGVIDAELYVNIINLLNTKDILNVYPTTGTAQDDGWLGNPSATPFHQIPNYTDFYKAINSQNRWAYMVATGNDLFGTPRQVRFGLRLEI
- the yihA gene encoding ribosome biogenesis GTP-binding protein YihA/YsxC — translated: MDFKEHKVNQAELKYVVAAVEGNKKYSFPKIEEPLVVFIGRSNVGKSSLINSLLKLKIARTSNEPGKTRQINYYLINNEFYFVDLPGYGYAKVSGKESAEWKSMMDSFFSSDLNIKLGILIIDARREPLDSDKTMNEYLNSLNIPYFLILNKIDKLTQNERAKQMKTYQMLMGKFCQELLPYSALIGKGSSELLGKVQNQLKNSFI